The stretch of DNA NNNNNNNNNNNNNNNNNNNNNNNNNNNNNNNNNNNNNNNNNNNNNNNNNNNNNNNNNNNNNNNNNNNNNNNNNNNNNNNNNNNNNNNNNNNNNNNNNNNNNNNNNNNNNNNNNNNNNNNNNNNNNNNNNNNNNNNNNNNNNNNNNNNNNNNNNNNNNNNNNNNNNNNNNNNNNNNNNNNNNNNNNNNNNNNNNNNNNNNNNNNNNNNNNNNNNNNNNNNNNNNNNNNNNNNNNNNNNNNNNNNNNNNNNNNNNNNNNNNNNNNNNNNNNNNNNNNNNNNNNNNNNNNNNNNNNNNNNNNNNNNNNNNNNNNNNNNNNNNNNNNNNNNNNNNNNNNNNNNNNNNNNNNNNNNNNNNNNNNNNNNNNNNNNNNNNNNNNNNNNNNNNNNNNNNNNNNNNNNNNNNNNNNNNNNNNNNNNNNNNNNNNNNNNNNNNNNNNNNNNNNNNNNNNNNNNNNNNNNNNNNNNNNNNNNNNNNNNNNNNNNNNNNNNNNNNNNNNNNNNNNNNNNNNNNNNNNNNNNNNNNNNNNNNNNNNNNNNNNNNNNNNNNNNNNNNNNNNNNNNNNNNNNNNNNNNNNNNNNNNNNNNNNNNNNNNNNNNNNNNNNNNNNNNNNNNNNNNNNNNNNNNNNNNNNNNNNNNNNNNNNNNNNNNNNNNNNNNNNNNNNNNNNNNNNNNNNNNNNNNNNNNNNNNNNNNNNNNNNNNNNNNNNNNNNNNNNNNNNNNNNNNNNNNNNNNNNNNNNNNNNNNNNNNNNNNNNNNNNNNNNNNNNNNNNNNNNNNNNNNNNNNNNNNNNNNNNNNNNNNNNNNNNNNNNNNNNNNNNNNNNNNNNNNNNNNNNNNNNNNNNNNNNNNNNNNNNNNNNNNNNNNNNNNNNNNNNNNNNNNNNNNNNNNNNNNNNNNNNNNNNNNNNNNNNNNNNNNNNNNNNNNNNNNNNNNNNNNNNNNNNNNNNNNNNNNNNNNNNNNNNNNNNNNNNNNNNNNNNNNNNNNNNNNNNNNNNNNNNNNNNNNNNNNNNNNNNNNNNNNNNNNNNNNNNNNNNNNNNNNNNNNNNNNNNNNNNNNNNNNNNNNNNNNNNNNNNNNNNNNNNNNaaaaaaaaaaaaaaaaaaaaaaaaaaagcttgcATTAACAAATCAGCAAAGCAGACAAGTAGTACATAAACTGAGATACTAGCACAAAGTTAAAGAGGAGAAAGCTAAACATCATTACAGATTCTAGTCTAACTAATTTGATAAAGCAAATTAAAGATACACAGCAGCTGCAGCAGCCAGATGGATGTTGTCCTGAAGAATTGCCACAACATCCTCATCACATACAAGAACCAAATGGGTAAGcatcaaacccaaattccccaACCAATATGCCTCCATCTTGTTCCTGCATTAACCCAACTACCATCAAAATTGAATCTTTgtattcttctttttgttttcttatactAATCCAAGCAGTTAACATATTAGAGAGGATGACAGTAGCCTTATCCCTCTtgaaaatgcatatatatatgtgctaaGACCATTAAGTATGAGATGTTCATTATGGCATACCTGCTTAATCACTGCATTCATTAGATCATCCAGCGCGTCAAAGCCTTGAGATACAAATGCCCCATGTGTCTTTGTAGACTCCAAAAGGTTATCTTCGATGGATCTTGTCCTGGGGTCTGGAGTTGGCATTTCATTCCCATTTTGGTGAAAGAGAACCAAAGATCCTGCATTTGACCGATGCATTAAAAATGAATTCATCTTTGTATTTAAGTTGCCACTCGTTTGGTACATACCCTGGCTTAAAGAAGGTGGAACATGAGAGCTCAAGTTTCTGAAAATGTCGTTTGAGTTCTGATTCTGTTTACTATCGCCCCACAGTTGGCTGGGTACTTGGGGTTCTCTTGAATCTTCGAAAGTTGTAGAAGCTGAGGTTGTGGAAGAGAAGCCAACAGGGCTGCTATGTAAATGCGTGGCAGCTGAAGACTCGTGTTCTCTCTCGCAATTTTGAGGCAACTGGATATGACTGAATGTTTCGGTTAAAGGATAAGAGCCAGACTGGAATTCTGAAACTTGAATAGAAGTCtgccaattctcactagatctGCCATGGCCAAGAAAATTGGAGGAACTATTGACACCAGTATTATAAAGTTCAGAACTTAAAGAAGCCATGTTGAGAGAATGTTGGTTTCCAAATCCTCCCCCGATTAGCCCTTGCTTGGGGCTTCCTTGAAGCATCATAGGATTCATTGAGCTACCAATAACAGATCCAGAATCTGCAAATGCAGTTGCAGCAGTAAGCGCCCGAGAATTTTCCAAAGGATTCAGCTCCTGTACAGCTAAAGGCGATGGAATTCCTTGAAACAAAGTAGCAGCATTATGGCTTGAAAGCGAAATGTTTGGGTTCAAATTCCCATCAGAACCAAGGGAGTTCTCCAAATTTTGGGCGTGATTTGACTGGACCAAGGCGGATGCACTAAGGTTGCGAATACTTACACCAGTGGCACTACTTAGTCTACCAAGCATGTCAGCAGGTGTATATGTAGACAATGTAGCATGATTAAATCTTCCAGGTCCACCCAATGCTTGAAAATCTCCAAGCCCATCTAGTGAAGCCATTCTCATGAAAGCCGAGTCTTTACCCCTTAAAGCAGCCACCATGTTCGCCTGCTGGGTTGCAACTGAACTGATCCTTTTCAAGTAAAGCCTATATTTCTGCAACTCAATACcacaaatattttgttttattagaAAAACACTCAAACAATAAtaactttaatatatttatcTTCACGAGAATATCTTGGTTCTATTAAAAACAATTTCTTGCTTGTTAATGATAAGTTATCAATCTGAAGCCTGTTTGGAGTCTGATAAGAATACCTTTACAAGCATTCTTTATTAGTTAACTGTACCTGTAGATGGCTTGCCACATTTTCACGAGTAAGCCCTTCAACATTCATCAGTTCAAGAATCCTTTTAGGTACAGCTTCTGCATTTGAAGAACAAGAAGGATATGATAAAGGGAAAATTTGCAAATACGAGAATGTTTGAATCTGAGAAGTCGAGAAACTCACTTTCAATGCCCAACTGGTTAACAGCTGCAACGAACTTCCTGTGAAGTTCTATAGACCAAACCACACGAGGCTTTTTCTGCGAGGATGGGTCTTCGTTCTCATTAGTCTCGTCCTCTTCATCCTTCCTTTTCTTGTTGAGTAATGCATTCTGTTCCGCGGAACCTGTCAGTGGGAACCCCTGCCCACCTTCTCCATTTCCACGATAACCATTGTCTTGATTTTGGCCCTTGGATTCCGACTTTTTTCTCCTGATTACATGTTGCCAGATGTTCCTCAGCTCCTCAATTCGCACAGGTTTCACCAAATAGTCACAAGCACCATGAGTTATTCCCTTCATTACAAGCTTGGTATCACTATTAGCTGACAGCACTGAGAAAAAATTCAAAGATATTAGACAACTTTCATGACACATAAACCTGAATATGTTAGAAAATATAGAATTAGATCCAAGTGATCCCATTTGGGCCGAAGAAATGCTTACTGATGACTGGAAGGTCCATCTCGAGACCCACAAGTTCAAGCAGTTTAAAACCATCCATATCAGGCATATGAACATCACTGATTACCAGGTCGAATCGGTCTTTGTTTTCTCTCAACATATTCAGTGCCATTCTTGCCTGACTAGTTGTAGTTACTGCAAAGAAACCCAAAGTGAAAACATGGCAACAAACATCAAGCTCAAACAGCATATGATTCCTAGGGACAACTTCAAAAGATCAGCAGCTTAAAGAATTGAGAAAACCAAACTTTTGTATGCTAAGAACATTCAAAAGATCAAATCTTTTAAACTTCCTGGGTATCATAAAGAACCATAATAAGCACTTGAGAGAGATCAAGCAAGAAACAGGGAAATTTGGGGTTTGGATTCAGCCTGCAGCAGTTTAAATGAACAACCACACAAGTACATAATTAGTTAGCCCTCCCCCTCCCTATATGAATGTTGGAAACATAAGGaataggaaaacaaaatcttaaTGGAACAGAAGAGCTGAAAATAGGAAACTttagtaaaaaacaaaaaaaaaaaagaggagaagAAGCATACCATGATACTGGCATTTTCTAAGCAGGCCTTCCAATAATTTCAAGCAAATAGGATCATCATCAACAGCAAGAACTCTCATACCCAGTGGGAAATTGTGGTAATTTTCCCTATCAACACCCATATTCCTCATAGTTTCCTCCACAGTCATCCTTGGAACCACAACTCCAAAATATCAAGAAGCAC from Ipomoea triloba cultivar NCNSP0323 chromosome 7, ASM357664v1 encodes:
- the LOC116024489 gene encoding two-component response regulator ORR22-like isoform X1, with protein sequence MTVEETMRNMGVDRENYHNFPLGMRVLAVDDDPICLKLLEGLLRKCQYHVTTTSQARMALNMLRENKDRFDLVISDVHMPDMDGFKLLELVGLEMDLPVIMLSANSDTKLVMKGITHGACDYLVKPVRIEELRNIWQHVIRRKKSESKGQNQDNGYRGNGEGGQGFPLTGSAEQNALLNKKRKDEEDETNENEDPSSQKKPRVVWSIELHRKFVAAVNQLGIEKAVPKRILELMNVEGLTRENVASHLQKYRLYLKRISSVATQQANMVAALRGKDSAFMRMASLDGLGDFQALGGPGRFNHATLSTYTPADMLGRLSSATGVSIRNLSASALVQSNHAQNLENSLGSDGNLNPNISLSSHNAATLFQGIPSPLAVQELNPLENSRALTAATAFADSGSVIGSSMNPMMLQGSPKQGLIGGGFGNQHSLNMASLSSELYNTGVNSSSNFLGHGRSSENWQTSIQVSEFQSGSYPLTETFSHIQLPQNCEREHESSAATHLHSSPVGFSSTTSASTTFEDSREPQVPSQLWGDSKQNQNSNDIFRNLSSHVPPSLSQGMYQTSGNLNTKMNSFLMHRSNAGSLVLFHQNGNEMPTPDPRTRSIEDNLLESTKTHGAFVSQGFDALDDLMNAVIKQEQDGGILVGEFGFDAYPFGSCM
- the LOC116024489 gene encoding two-component response regulator ORR22-like isoform X2 — its product is MTVEETMRNMGVDRENYHNFPLGMRVLAVDDDPICLKLLEGLLRKCQYHVTTTSQARMALNMLRENKDRFDLVISDVHMPDMDGFKLLELVGLEMDLPVIMLSANSDTKLVMKGITHGACDYLVKPVRIEELRNIWQHVIRRKKSESKGQNQDNGYRGNGEGGQGFPLTGSAEQNALLNKKRKDEEDETNENEDPSSQKKPRVVWSIELHRKFVAAVNQLGIEKAVPKRILELMNVEGLTRENVASHLQKYRLYLKRISSVATQQANMVAALRGKDSAFMRMASLDGLGDFQALGGPGRFNHATLSTYTPADMLGRLSSATGVSIRNLSASALVQSNHAQNLENSLGSDGNLNPNISLSSHNAATLFQGIPSPLAVQELNPLENSRALTAATAFADSGSVIGSSMNPMMLQGSPKQGLIGGGFGNQHSLNMASLSSELYNTGVNSSSNFLGHGRSSENWQTSIQVSEFQSGSYPLTETFSHIQLPQNCEREHESSAATHLHSSPVGFSSTTSASTTFEDSREPQVPSQLWGDSKQNQNSNDIFRNLSSHVPPSLSQGSLVLFHQNGNEMPTPDPRTRSIEDNLLESTKTHGAFVSQGFDALDDLMNAVIKQEQDGGILVGEFGFDAYPFGSCM